One Williamsia phyllosphaerae DNA segment encodes these proteins:
- a CDS encoding lipase family protein gives MIVRSRRLLAALCALVVAAAVLAGCSDDGSDTAQTPGATGVTIPGDFSGAGPGTLRSATTLPTVDRRVTRLTTIAARITYTSTSGTDGSEKLVSGTVFSPVGPAPAGGWPIVAFGHTSTGVQHECAPSLSPSLLGSVDAIGVLVNTGYVVVMPDYQGLGLDDTYHPYLDSTTEGNNMIDGVRAARKLVPDTSNRWVALGSSQGGQASWAANERSEAYGSGLDLAGSVSLAPAADIIGFADAAQAGTLTTDQMALYPWILYALKNEHPEMNLDDYRRGVVEERWDVLTACQGPAAGQRADVTKLITADDVRPSSRAATDTLRGYLREMSLPKTAAGAPMLVIYGGKDQLVNPAWTRGAVTGVCRLGARVESYLLADRGHDDIDATYAVTWIKNRLADAPVVNGCNRPPATLETSAPGTAFGDQG, from the coding sequence ATGATCGTGCGTTCCCGTCGGCTGCTCGCCGCGCTGTGCGCCCTCGTCGTCGCGGCGGCGGTTCTCGCCGGGTGCTCCGACGACGGTTCCGACACCGCACAGACGCCCGGCGCGACCGGAGTGACGATCCCCGGCGATTTCTCCGGTGCCGGCCCCGGCACCCTGAGGTCCGCGACGACGCTGCCCACCGTGGACCGACGCGTCACGCGTCTCACCACCATCGCCGCCCGGATCACCTACACGTCGACCTCAGGGACCGACGGCAGCGAGAAGCTGGTGTCGGGCACCGTGTTCTCCCCGGTCGGACCCGCGCCCGCCGGCGGATGGCCCATCGTCGCCTTCGGCCACACCTCCACCGGGGTGCAGCACGAGTGCGCGCCGTCGCTGTCGCCGTCGCTGCTCGGGTCGGTCGACGCGATCGGTGTCCTGGTCAACACCGGGTACGTAGTCGTCATGCCGGACTACCAGGGACTCGGTCTCGACGACACCTATCACCCCTACCTCGACTCGACGACCGAGGGCAACAACATGATCGACGGGGTGCGGGCCGCCCGGAAGCTGGTGCCCGACACCTCGAACCGGTGGGTGGCCCTGGGGTCTTCGCAGGGCGGCCAGGCGTCCTGGGCGGCCAACGAACGCTCCGAGGCCTACGGCTCCGGGCTCGACCTCGCCGGGTCGGTGAGCCTCGCCCCCGCGGCGGACATCATCGGCTTCGCCGACGCGGCGCAGGCAGGGACGCTGACGACCGATCAGATGGCCCTCTACCCGTGGATCCTCTACGCGCTGAAGAACGAACACCCCGAGATGAACCTCGACGACTACCGACGTGGCGTGGTCGAGGAGCGGTGGGACGTGCTCACCGCGTGCCAGGGCCCCGCCGCGGGCCAGCGCGCCGACGTCACGAAACTGATCACCGCCGACGACGTACGCCCGTCGTCGCGCGCCGCCACCGACACCCTGCGCGGTTATCTCCGCGAGATGAGCCTGCCGAAAACCGCTGCCGGAGCGCCGATGCTGGTGATCTACGGAGGTAAGGACCAGTTGGTGAACCCGGCGTGGACCCGCGGCGCGGTGACCGGTGTGTGCCGACTGGGCGCCCGTGTCGAGTCCTATCTTCTCGCCGACCGTGGACACGACGACATCGACGCGACCTACGCCGTGACCTGGATCAAGAACCGGCTGGCCGATGCCCCGGTGGTGAACGGGTGCAACCGTCCGCCCGCCACCCTCGAGACGTCTGCGCCGGGCACCGCATTCGGCGACCAGGGGTGA
- a CDS encoding class I SAM-dependent methyltransferase gives MQRTFDGYARVGHRLVQGWAQREVFALLRLIDTQQRDRGITGGVAEIGVHHGQLFIGMDLLLRDGEKSVAIDIFGDQDLNIDASGKGDRARFVRNVERFAGADGVEIHQGDSTVVTPEELTALAGDRIRLFSVDGGHTEEVVLSDMTLAEETLSAGGVVVADDVFNAAWPEVVVGTLRYLERPTALAPFAIGYNKVFFADADHSDDYRAAITAQYQDRALFHCRASSFAGHPVVLIADVAKTPRELLARSSVARSIHGRLTGS, from the coding sequence ATGCAGCGCACGTTCGACGGATACGCCCGCGTAGGGCATCGACTTGTTCAGGGTTGGGCCCAGCGGGAGGTCTTCGCGCTCCTGCGGCTGATCGATACGCAGCAGCGCGACCGCGGGATCACCGGCGGGGTCGCCGAGATCGGTGTGCACCACGGGCAGTTGTTCATCGGGATGGATCTGCTGCTGCGCGACGGTGAGAAGTCGGTGGCCATCGACATCTTCGGCGACCAGGACCTGAACATCGACGCATCCGGCAAGGGCGACCGCGCACGGTTCGTGCGCAACGTCGAGAGGTTCGCAGGCGCCGACGGGGTCGAGATCCATCAGGGTGACTCGACCGTCGTGACCCCCGAGGAGTTGACCGCGCTCGCCGGCGACCGGATCCGACTGTTCAGCGTCGACGGCGGCCACACCGAGGAGGTCGTGCTCTCGGACATGACGCTGGCCGAGGAAACCCTGTCCGCCGGTGGTGTCGTCGTGGCCGACGACGTGTTCAACGCCGCGTGGCCCGAAGTGGTCGTGGGCACCCTCCGGTACCTCGAACGCCCGACGGCACTGGCGCCGTTCGCGATCGGGTACAACAAGGTCTTCTTCGCCGACGCCGACCACAGTGACGACTACCGCGCCGCGATCACCGCGCAGTATCAGGATCGTGCGCTGTTCCACTGCCGCGCTTCGTCGTTCGCCGGTCACCCGGTCGTGCTGATCGCCGATGTCGCTAAGACGCCTCGTGAACTGCTGGCCCGCAGCAGTGTTGCCCGTTCGATCCACGGTCGCCTGACCGGATCGTAG
- a CDS encoding YveK family protein, protein MRDYLRILAANWMVIAIATVLSAGAGYVSTLIEQPQYTASVKLFATVAGDSGVRAAQQGDLGATARMTTYQQMATSSIVLQRTIDQLKLDTTTGELATEVLAVIAPKSVVLDLTVSASEASRAIDTVNALGGNLARLSQEVESTDDGPVAELVPVGGATGAQRVESSIVDALTLGGGIGFALSAVLVLARALIRDRAVHRSQLNNFVEQSISTSVVRKTVT, encoded by the coding sequence GTGCGGGACTACCTGCGGATCCTGGCCGCGAACTGGATGGTCATCGCGATCGCCACCGTGCTCTCGGCCGGGGCCGGGTACGTCTCCACCTTGATCGAGCAGCCGCAGTACACGGCGTCGGTGAAGCTGTTCGCGACCGTGGCCGGTGACTCGGGTGTGCGAGCGGCGCAGCAGGGGGACCTGGGTGCGACCGCCCGTATGACGACCTATCAGCAGATGGCGACGTCGTCGATCGTGCTGCAGCGCACCATCGATCAGCTGAAGCTCGACACCACCACCGGGGAGCTGGCCACCGAAGTCCTCGCGGTCATCGCGCCCAAGTCGGTGGTCCTCGACCTCACGGTCTCCGCGTCGGAGGCCTCCCGTGCGATCGACACCGTCAACGCCCTCGGCGGCAACCTCGCGCGACTCTCGCAGGAGGTCGAGTCGACCGACGACGGGCCCGTCGCCGAACTGGTACCGGTGGGCGGTGCGACCGGTGCCCAGCGCGTCGAGTCCTCGATCGTCGATGCCCTGACGCTCGGTGGCGGTATCGGGTTCGCGCTCAGTGCGGTGCTGGTGCTCGCGCGCGCGTTGATCCGGGACCGTGCCGTGCACCGCTCACAGTTGAACAACTTCGTGGAGCAGTCGATCTCCACGTCCGTGGTGAGGAAGACCGTCACATGA
- a CDS encoding lipopolysaccharide biosynthesis protein — MTEAPKTPTGPADTGQERRNITKTLIAVLWIYGGRGVGMLWTLALISRLGVGDYGMYGIAFALAAVIGPPLDNPYVVRSMRESEEKFVTERASRFLVGLSLVALGTVLFPVNYIAWFGLTVAGGEIAFKSYSSRFARDGHADRVWRLDSIRQIASVAMAVVYLFAVKDPSLLVASMFYVAPYFVILVLAAIAARGHRPALPGPPRLTLALIGEMGGTALYLQGDVLLLGFLTDSTTAGYYTLCWTVAAALAAVGQSFGMTYHEPLRLSGGRISSGPPLRLTLTVGFVSCALVALLGVVLLLSPAPTELALAMLIMSLFTGMRTMISVFQVVLYAQRRDLTRLAANLGLVPVKLGAVVLLAGPLGAVGAALSSVGADAILLVIYVVAIYRRPLR; from the coding sequence ATGACCGAGGCCCCGAAGACGCCGACCGGACCCGCCGACACGGGGCAGGAACGCCGCAACATCACGAAGACCCTCATCGCGGTCTTGTGGATCTACGGTGGCCGCGGCGTCGGGATGCTGTGGACACTGGCGCTCATCTCGCGGCTCGGCGTGGGCGACTACGGCATGTACGGGATCGCGTTCGCGCTCGCCGCCGTCATCGGGCCACCCCTGGACAACCCCTACGTCGTCCGGTCGATGCGGGAGTCCGAGGAGAAGTTCGTCACCGAGCGGGCCAGCCGTTTCCTGGTGGGTCTCAGCCTCGTCGCGCTCGGCACCGTGCTGTTCCCGGTGAACTACATCGCGTGGTTCGGCCTGACCGTGGCCGGGGGCGAGATCGCGTTCAAGTCCTACTCGAGCCGTTTCGCCCGAGACGGGCACGCCGACCGGGTGTGGCGCCTGGACAGCATCAGGCAGATCGCCAGTGTCGCGATGGCGGTCGTGTACCTGTTCGCCGTCAAGGACCCGTCCCTGCTCGTGGCCAGCATGTTCTACGTCGCGCCCTACTTCGTGATCCTCGTGCTGGCGGCGATCGCGGCGCGAGGTCACCGTCCGGCCCTACCCGGACCACCGCGACTGACCCTCGCACTCATCGGCGAGATGGGCGGCACGGCACTCTATCTGCAGGGCGACGTCCTGCTCTTGGGGTTCCTCACCGACAGCACGACGGCGGGCTACTACACCCTGTGCTGGACCGTGGCCGCGGCGTTGGCCGCGGTGGGTCAGTCGTTCGGAATGACCTACCACGAGCCGCTGCGACTCAGCGGCGGACGCATCTCGTCGGGGCCACCGCTGCGCCTGACGCTGACCGTCGGGTTCGTGTCGTGCGCTCTCGTCGCCCTGCTCGGCGTGGTGTTGCTGCTGTCCCCGGCGCCGACCGAATTGGCTCTCGCGATGCTGATCATGTCCCTGTTCACGGGGATGCGAACCATGATCTCGGTGTTCCAGGTCGTCCTGTACGCACAGCGTCGCGACCTCACCCGACTGGCGGCCAACCTCGGCCTCGTCCCGGTCAAACTCGGTGCCGTCGTCCTGCTCGCGGGTCCGTTGGGCGCGGTCGGTGCGGCCCTGTCGTCGGTCGGGGCCGACGCGATCCTGTTGGTGATCTACGTGGTGGCGATCTATCGACGCCCCCTGAGATGA
- a CDS encoding glycosyltransferase, whose protein sequence is MTSVTLVMSKDPVAERGGDVELSRLLITLAADDFDVSAICLSPESGVVTMDLASTGLELTRVRKPAVAPHRLAVQVLRSRRSLVHARFDTPDLRAAIDSTRSDVVVAEHSYMAESFLNSARRGSARLVVNTHVSESLVWRATRGILGRIEEPRLLRDELRVARAADAVGTFDADEAEFYRARGVHGARWLDLTLPPAEQVAVADTPPRLVFMGTRDWPPNQEAFEYALALWPAISAGIEDAELCVIGAKKTGVRDPVYPAGVRDLGFVDDLHGFLGTCRAMVAPIVTGGGVRVKILDAARIGLPVVGTSAAVGSLGETFGLSTHDSDEAFVAACRGFLTDASSAARAGADLYEINRDRWVRRAPHAAVAALLDGTQAPTR, encoded by the coding sequence ATGACGTCGGTGACCCTCGTGATGTCGAAGGACCCCGTGGCCGAACGTGGCGGTGACGTCGAGCTGAGTCGGTTGCTCATCACCCTCGCCGCCGACGACTTCGACGTGTCGGCCATCTGCCTCTCACCCGAGAGTGGCGTCGTAACAATGGATCTGGCGTCCACGGGCCTCGAACTCACCCGGGTCCGTAAACCGGCCGTCGCACCGCACCGACTCGCGGTGCAGGTCCTTCGTTCCCGACGCAGCCTCGTACACGCGCGTTTCGACACCCCGGACCTGCGGGCGGCGATCGACTCGACCCGCTCGGACGTGGTGGTCGCCGAGCACAGTTACATGGCCGAGTCCTTCCTGAACAGTGCGCGCCGCGGATCCGCGCGCCTGGTGGTCAACACCCACGTGTCGGAATCGCTGGTGTGGCGCGCCACCCGCGGGATCCTCGGGCGCATCGAGGAGCCCCGGTTGTTGCGTGACGAGCTGCGCGTGGCGCGAGCCGCCGACGCGGTCGGGACTTTCGACGCCGACGAGGCCGAGTTCTACCGCGCGCGCGGCGTCCACGGCGCCCGCTGGCTCGATCTGACGCTGCCGCCCGCGGAGCAGGTCGCGGTCGCGGACACGCCGCCCCGGCTGGTCTTCATGGGTACCCGCGACTGGCCCCCGAATCAGGAGGCGTTCGAGTATGCCCTCGCGCTGTGGCCCGCGATCAGCGCGGGGATCGAGGATGCCGAACTGTGTGTGATCGGCGCGAAGAAGACGGGCGTGCGCGACCCGGTGTACCCCGCGGGTGTCCGGGATCTCGGTTTCGTCGACGATCTGCACGGGTTCCTCGGCACCTGTCGGGCGATGGTGGCGCCGATCGTCACCGGCGGTGGGGTCCGCGTCAAGATCCTCGACGCCGCGCGTATCGGCCTGCCCGTGGTGGGCACCTCAGCGGCGGTCGGGTCGTTGGGGGAGACCTTCGGGCTGTCGACCCACGACTCCGACGAGGCCTTCGTCGCGGCGTGTCGCGGATTCCTCACCGACGCCTCGTCCGCGGCGAGGGCCGGGGCGGACCTCTACGAGATCAACCGGGATCGCTGGGTCCGGCGGGCGCCGCACGCAGCCGTCGCCGCACTGCTGGACGGCACGCAGGCCCCGACCCGCTGA
- a CDS encoding O-antigen ligase family protein, with the protein MTTGTRSRGEILFILATVIVCPVVALAAVTGGTLPTIGVIGLIGLAVAAYVGLRHPLWLYWSLAVAIGLLPFGTLPGVPVPLYLLFSAAVVLAAVLHPSHRRRLHLLESLILLLVLVSGLSMVFTALSLGDYIEYIKWSIVTLLVIALLRLSTANLRRFGQVFVCATAFNGAFGLAILAAGGTPIIKVFSLFGYGAVATTTSYVYNAEGQTQSVRFGGMWVEPNAAGIGLLVAMFVGIVVFDGWRRLALSALFMGCIVLTLSRSALFSVVVGLLLAMLFHRMSSRTRPIFIGGFLLAIVGAAAVPQVRNRILQAFVSDDVSSSSRTDALKEFPHQLSGHWLFGLGWDRPEFKTGSTAFTLNHVANAPLLTVYRGGLFTGAVFLAILLLGCVIGWRALGSKSLPRALFGGTFIGFFLIALQLDHPVVAVLPVTTAFSIFLTFVVYIDRERMATDRPEPPLGPPTGAVGKVARVGPDPAPAAAD; encoded by the coding sequence GTGACAACGGGAACACGATCGCGCGGGGAGATACTTTTCATACTCGCGACGGTCATCGTCTGTCCCGTCGTCGCGCTCGCCGCGGTGACGGGCGGAACGCTGCCGACCATCGGTGTCATCGGACTGATCGGACTGGCCGTCGCCGCCTATGTCGGCCTGCGACATCCGCTGTGGCTGTACTGGTCATTGGCGGTGGCCATCGGCCTGCTGCCCTTCGGCACGCTGCCGGGCGTCCCCGTGCCGCTGTACCTCCTCTTCTCCGCCGCCGTGGTCCTCGCCGCGGTGCTGCATCCCAGTCACCGCCGGCGGCTGCACCTGCTCGAGTCCCTGATCCTGTTGCTGGTACTCGTGTCCGGGTTGTCGATGGTGTTCACCGCACTGTCGCTCGGTGACTACATCGAATACATCAAGTGGTCGATCGTCACCCTGCTCGTCATCGCCCTGCTGCGGTTGTCGACGGCGAACCTGCGACGGTTCGGACAGGTCTTCGTGTGCGCGACGGCCTTCAACGGCGCGTTCGGTCTGGCCATCCTCGCCGCCGGCGGCACACCGATCATCAAGGTCTTCAGCCTGTTCGGCTACGGCGCGGTCGCGACCACGACGAGCTACGTCTACAACGCCGAGGGCCAGACCCAGTCGGTCCGCTTCGGCGGCATGTGGGTCGAGCCCAACGCGGCGGGCATCGGCCTCCTGGTCGCCATGTTCGTCGGGATCGTGGTGTTCGACGGCTGGCGGCGTCTCGCGCTGAGCGCCCTGTTCATGGGATGCATCGTGCTCACCCTGAGCCGCTCGGCGCTCTTCAGCGTCGTGGTCGGCCTGTTGCTCGCGATGCTCTTCCACAGGATGAGCTCGCGCACCCGCCCCATCTTCATCGGCGGTTTTCTACTCGCGATCGTCGGCGCGGCCGCGGTCCCCCAGGTGCGCAACCGGATCCTGCAGGCGTTCGTGAGCGACGACGTCAGCTCGTCGTCGCGGACCGACGCGCTCAAGGAGTTCCCCCACCAGTTGTCGGGTCACTGGCTCTTCGGACTGGGCTGGGACCGCCCCGAGTTCAAGACCGGGTCGACGGCGTTCACGTTGAACCACGTCGCCAACGCACCGCTGCTCACGGTGTATCGCGGCGGACTGTTCACAGGAGCGGTGTTCCTCGCCATCCTGCTGCTCGGCTGCGTCATCGGGTGGCGTGCACTCGGCTCGAAGTCGTTGCCGCGCGCCCTGTTCGGCGGTACGTTCATCGGTTTCTTCCTGATCGCGCTGCAGCTCGATCACCCCGTCGTCGCGGTGTTGCCCGTCACCACGGCCTTCTCGATCTTCCTGACGTTCGTCGTCTACATCGACCGCGAACGGATGGCGACGGACCGACCCGAACCACCACTGGGTCCTCCGACGGGCGCTGTCGGCAAGGTCGCACGCGTCGGCCCGGACCCGGCGCCGGCCGCGGCCGACTGA
- a CDS encoding alpha/beta fold hydrolase, producing the protein MKLRRAVPLIVMSLALVAGCSTSEPPRPAGDSPVVRSIAPPFDGSAQIPTTSASTGGTGPGAVVSTSILEDNTELQDVDAKAIRMVFRSTEGTGGKPTEVSGLVAIPPGVAPEGGWPVIAFGHGTTGVLDKCAPSQFDTLVGNGSMIASMIQSGFAVAMPDYQGLGVPGYRHPFLDGATFGNNMIDAVRAAHNLDPAIGTRWAAFGHSLGGLAAWGAADRAGAYGQGLDLTGTLAMAPPADMSGLADAAQNGTLTADQRVALIFALQTLSWSNPGFDLDRYRTPSLAQKWDLLLDCTANLNEVLKAREAVTNADLKPDTPADTTRLRDLLEALAVPKNKITGPMLLMYGTKDTLVDYRWTDAAVKRACAQGDVIDIDKRMGQGHSDLESARGLPWIKDRIDGHTADNTCPGRT; encoded by the coding sequence ATGAAGCTGCGGCGGGCCGTGCCCCTGATCGTGATGTCTCTCGCGCTGGTCGCGGGTTGCTCGACGTCCGAGCCCCCGAGACCGGCCGGCGACTCGCCGGTGGTGCGGTCGATCGCGCCACCGTTCGACGGTTCGGCCCAGATCCCGACGACGTCGGCCTCGACCGGCGGGACCGGCCCGGGTGCCGTGGTGAGCACCAGCATCCTCGAGGACAACACCGAGCTCCAGGACGTCGACGCCAAGGCGATCCGGATGGTGTTCCGTTCCACCGAGGGCACCGGCGGAAAGCCCACCGAGGTGTCCGGACTGGTCGCGATACCGCCAGGTGTCGCACCCGAGGGGGGATGGCCCGTCATCGCGTTCGGACACGGCACCACCGGGGTTCTCGACAAGTGCGCACCGAGCCAGTTCGACACCCTCGTCGGGAACGGTTCGATGATCGCGAGCATGATCCAGTCCGGATTCGCGGTGGCGATGCCGGACTACCAGGGGCTCGGCGTGCCGGGCTACCGCCACCCGTTCCTCGACGGTGCGACCTTCGGCAACAACATGATCGACGCGGTGCGCGCGGCGCACAACCTCGATCCGGCGATCGGCACCAGGTGGGCCGCCTTCGGGCACTCGCTGGGCGGACTCGCGGCCTGGGGTGCCGCTGACCGGGCGGGCGCCTACGGGCAGGGTCTTGATCTGACGGGCACGTTGGCCATGGCCCCGCCCGCAGACATGTCCGGTCTCGCCGACGCCGCGCAGAACGGAACACTGACCGCCGACCAGCGCGTCGCCCTGATCTTCGCGTTGCAGACGCTGAGCTGGAGCAATCCCGGTTTCGACCTCGACCGGTACCGCACCCCGTCCCTGGCCCAGAAGTGGGATCTGCTGCTCGACTGCACCGCCAACCTCAACGAGGTGCTCAAGGCGCGCGAGGCGGTCACCAACGCCGACCTGAAGCCGGACACCCCCGCCGACACCACGCGTCTGCGTGACCTCCTCGAGGCGCTGGCGGTGCCGAAGAACAAGATCACCGGCCCCATGCTGCTGATGTACGGGACGAAGGACACCCTGGTCGACTACCGGTGGACCGACGCGGCCGTGAAGCGCGCTTGTGCACAGGGTGACGTCATCGACATCGACAAGCGCATGGGACAGGGCCACAGCGATTTGGAGAGTGCCCGCGGTCTGCCGTGGATCAAGGATCGGATCGACGGCCACACCGCTGACAACACCTGCCCCGGCAGAACGTGA
- a CDS encoding lipase family protein: MTRRRWTVVGVVIVIVIAAVIATIVVATGGDQASDDRAAVPGARIGGDAPGSLVEAEPMTAFSRRLEGAQMKSARVLYRSTSGDTGAATVVSGAVFTPLGAAPQGGWPVVSFGHGTLGINTECGPSTSPTLLGQTPVVASFVKRGYAVAMADYQGLGAPGVHPYSDARTAGLNMIDVVRALRNTFDDVSNRWAAYGGSQGGGAAWAADEQAATRAPDLTLVGAVGIAPAADVAGLVDKAAAGTLTTDQGPVLQAVIESLGRLHPDLRLDDYRRGAAARSWDVLSACAGNDVHDRGAAVASLGRMDFAPATPAAAAKLKAYLTAWALPQRALSAPLYVEYGTEDTYIDPSWTAAAIRRSCALGGSITFRADPGKGHGDIDVTDSLTWLDQRFDGAAPVDDCARA, from the coding sequence ATGACCCGCAGGCGGTGGACCGTCGTCGGGGTCGTCATCGTGATCGTGATCGCCGCCGTGATCGCCACGATCGTGGTGGCCACCGGCGGGGATCAGGCGTCCGACGACCGTGCCGCGGTGCCGGGTGCCCGTATCGGCGGTGACGCGCCCGGATCGCTCGTCGAGGCGGAACCCATGACGGCGTTCTCGCGCAGACTCGAAGGCGCGCAGATGAAGTCGGCGCGGGTTCTCTACCGCTCCACGTCCGGGGACACCGGCGCCGCGACGGTCGTGTCCGGGGCGGTGTTCACCCCGCTCGGTGCGGCGCCGCAGGGCGGGTGGCCGGTCGTGTCGTTCGGACACGGCACCCTGGGCATCAACACTGAGTGCGGGCCGTCGACCTCACCGACCCTGCTCGGCCAGACGCCGGTGGTCGCGAGCTTCGTCAAGCGCGGGTACGCGGTGGCCATGGCCGACTACCAGGGGCTCGGCGCCCCGGGGGTGCACCCGTACAGCGACGCCCGCACCGCCGGGCTGAACATGATCGATGTCGTACGCGCACTGCGGAACACGTTCGACGACGTGTCGAACCGATGGGCCGCGTACGGGGGATCCCAGGGCGGGGGAGCGGCCTGGGCGGCCGACGAGCAGGCCGCCACGCGGGCCCCCGATCTGACGTTGGTCGGAGCCGTGGGGATCGCGCCGGCGGCCGACGTCGCCGGACTCGTCGACAAGGCGGCGGCCGGAACCTTGACCACCGATCAGGGGCCGGTCCTCCAGGCCGTGATCGAGTCCCTGGGGCGGTTGCATCCCGACCTCCGGCTCGACGACTACCGCCGGGGCGCCGCGGCACGGTCATGGGACGTGCTGTCGGCCTGCGCAGGCAACGACGTACACGACCGCGGTGCGGCGGTCGCATCCCTGGGACGGATGGATTTCGCCCCGGCGACCCCGGCGGCGGCTGCGAAGCTCAAGGCCTATCTCACGGCGTGGGCACTGCCGCAGCGCGCTCTGTCGGCCCCGCTCTACGTCGAGTACGGCACCGAGGACACCTACATCGACCCGTCGTGGACCGCCGCCGCGATCCGACGGTCGTGCGCCCTGGGAGGATCGATCACGTTCCGGGCGGATCCGGGCAAAGGGCACGGCGACATCGACGTGACGGACTCGCTGACCTGGCTCGACCAGCGGTTCGACGGTGCCGCGCCTGTCGACGACTGCGCTCGCGCATGA
- a CDS encoding Wzz/FepE/Etk N-terminal domain-containing protein, with the protein MEIGDYLRALRRFWWIVVVVAIVGAGAGYLSSLIATPKYASTAQLFVTTQSGTSVGDAYQNNLFSQERVVSYAALATSQQVAARAIDQLKSTISPDDLRSKITATPVTSTVLLNITATDSDPVAAQTYANAVSDQLVQLVSELETSRRGGTPAAGAVLVDDADYPSGASGLGLVTRIGLGLVGGLVLGVIVAILAALLDTRFRRRERVEEVAGSLTLGVLVDDKDRDFEKALDLSAGGLAVERLRELRTNLQFARTNGDRPKVISVTSPGHADGRSSTAVDLASVLAEVGRSVVLVDGDLVSPSLAERLGVGSTSSGLATVLDGQHPVSSAVITDVGGRRWALLPAGPVPSVRGRLWSDDRAAETIDALRSRFDYVIIDTPPLSDCADGALIAALGDGALVIARLGHTKMADLRRSLESLSLAHAPLIGTVVTGEQVGRRDATAASSKSDTPASPPAPASPPSAAPAAPPASTQRDPWQTSDPDSKPPSAPDRSAHGVHRVARENDDENR; encoded by the coding sequence TTGGAAATCGGGGATTACCTGCGTGCTCTGCGACGATTCTGGTGGATCGTGGTCGTGGTCGCAATTGTAGGAGCAGGCGCGGGATATTTGAGTTCGTTGATCGCGACGCCGAAATACGCTTCGACCGCCCAACTGTTCGTCACCACCCAGAGTGGGACGTCGGTGGGCGACGCCTATCAGAACAACCTGTTCTCCCAGGAACGTGTCGTCTCCTACGCGGCACTCGCGACCAGCCAGCAGGTCGCGGCACGCGCCATCGACCAGCTCAAGTCGACGATCTCCCCGGACGATCTCCGGTCGAAGATCACCGCCACCCCGGTCACGAGCACGGTGCTGTTGAACATCACCGCGACCGACTCCGACCCCGTGGCCGCGCAGACGTACGCGAACGCGGTCTCCGATCAGCTGGTCCAGCTCGTCAGTGAGCTGGAGACCTCGCGACGCGGCGGCACGCCGGCCGCCGGCGCCGTTCTCGTCGACGACGCCGACTACCCGTCGGGCGCGAGCGGCCTCGGCCTGGTCACCCGGATCGGCCTCGGCCTCGTCGGAGGACTGGTCCTCGGCGTCATCGTCGCGATCCTCGCCGCCCTGCTGGACACACGCTTCCGTCGACGTGAACGCGTCGAGGAGGTGGCGGGTTCGCTCACGCTGGGCGTGCTGGTCGACGACAAGGACCGGGACTTCGAGAAAGCCCTCGACCTCTCCGCCGGCGGACTCGCGGTCGAGCGTCTGCGCGAGCTGCGCACGAACCTGCAGTTCGCTCGCACGAACGGCGACCGCCCGAAGGTCATCTCGGTCACGAGTCCAGGGCACGCCGATGGTCGGTCGAGCACCGCGGTGGATCTGGCGTCGGTACTGGCCGAGGTAGGCCGTTCGGTGGTCCTGGTCGACGGCGACCTGGTCTCGCCGAGCCTCGCCGAACGGCTGGGTGTCGGGAGCACCAGCAGCGGACTGGCCACCGTCCTCGACGGACAGCACCCGGTGAGTTCCGCGGTCATCACCGACGTCGGAGGACGCCGGTGGGCGTTGTTGCCGGCCGGACCCGTCCCGTCGGTTCGCGGTCGGCTGTGGTCCGACGACCGCGCCGCCGAGACCATCGACGCGCTCCGCAGCCGGTTCGACTACGTGATCATCGACACCCCGCCCCTGTCGGACTGCGCCGACGGTGCGCTGATCGCCGCGCTCGGCGACGGTGCCCTCGTCATCGCCCGACTCGGGCACACGAAGATGGCCGACCTGCGGCGTTCGCTGGAGTCCCTCAGCCTCGCCCACGCCCCGCTCATCGGGACCGTGGTCACCGGCGAGCAGGTCGGTCGCCGGGACGCGACCGCGGCGTCGTCCAAATCGGATACGCCGGCGTCGCCACCCGCACCGGCGTCGCCACCCTCAGCGGCACCTGCGGCTCCGCCGGCGTCGACACAGCGCGACCCGTGGCAGACCTCCGATCCCGACTCGAAGCCGCCGTCGGCGCCGGATCGGTCGGCGCACGGTGTCCATCGCGTCGCCAGGGAAAACGACGACGAGAACAGGTGA